TTTTTAATCGAAGGACCGAAGTCAAATGTCACAATAGATTTTAAATAGTATACGTATTGAACATACATAGGTTCATCTAGTTTATAAAACTTTTCTAAATTTGCTTGAATAGTAGGGTTAGAAGTACGCTCCCCATCAAACGGAGAACCTGGAATCGAGTGCATTAATACGAAGGTTACGGTTGAAATGATAAGAATCGTTGCAATCATCATAATGAAACGCTTAATAATATACTTCGTCATCTGCAAACCTCCCTCTTAACAAAATTTCGTTTGCATGGCTAGCTCTACCATTACAAGCATGGCACGGTATGCTTCTAATATATCCTTCGCTTCAAACTTAACCGTTGTAGTTCCCTCTATAATTTCACAACCAGGCATAAGTGCTGCCCATTCCGCTTGGCCATAATTAACAAACTCAATACGTAATGTTGGTGTTTTAGGAGGAATGAGCGGTTTGATTTGATTTCTCTCACTAATCGCTTTGGCAACCTTCTCTCTCAATAATGCATGTGCTTTTTGCGGATGCAATGTCTTAACCGCAGATCTAGAGATAGATTCTTTCACTACTGCAGTGACCACTCCAGGAATCAGTGCCTCTGCCTCTTTACACGCTCCATCATCACCTGCAACCATGATAACTGGTACACCAAAGTGACCTGCTACATATGCATTAAATCCCAATTCGCCGACTTCTACATCATTTATATACATATTTCTAACCCCAAATATCATCGAGTGACTCATTACTCCAGGTTGTCCCGCTCTCGAATGATAACCAGCAAATACTGCACCTATGTAAGATTCATCTAATGCCTGCACCATTGAAAATGGTTTCACATCGCCAGTTATTAAAGATGCTTCTGGATGCAGCTCTTCTACTAAAATATTATTCATTTTAGAATGACTGTCATTCACTAGTACTTCTTTTACTCCTGATGATAAAGCGCCTTCCACGATTGCATTAGCCTCTTGTGTCATTAAACGGCGAGCACGTTCATAATTATGCTTACCGGAGTCCACAAAAGTATGATCAGGCAAACCCGTAATCCCTTCCATGTCTATTGAAAGAAAAAGTTTCATCTCAAAACCTCCATAATTTTATTTTTAATTTTTTCCTAAGTCAGAATAGTACAACTTTATCAAAAAAATACTGAAAATTACAATATATCTAAAAATTATAGATTTATAGGTTTTTTAATTTATATAAATCAAAAAAAGCAAATGCGCTTTAAAATAAAGGCATTTGCTCCTGCGCAAGCTCCTCGCAGTTAAAAGATGTGCTCCTTTGCTATTGTGTGGAAGTGAATTTATTAGAATCGAGGTTGACCTGGGAAGAATTGTTGTTGTTGTTGTGGGAACGGTTGTTGGAAGCCTCCTTGTTGCATTGGAAAAGCTTGTTGTTGTGGATTCACAACAACGTTTTGATTAGTTTCTGTATAGAAATGCTGTGGAACATTGACAATATGCTCTCTATTCACATTCACAATTGGGTGTATAACTGGTTGCATTCTCGGCATAAAGGAATCATGCATGCGATATTGTGGTGGACATACTACCGGTTGAGCAGGTGGTTGGAACCACGGAGACTGCATAGGTGGCTGACATGAATTACAAGGTTGACGATGTGGGTACACGATAAATTCACCTCCTTCTCACTTATACTAGTAGATGCAGAACCGAACATGACAAACTAGACAAACACCTCAATCCATTGTAAATAAAAATAGCATCCCTCTTAAAAAACTTTCTTTCCTAACGTTTAAACCCTTTGTCCAAGTTACTGACAAAGGGGGTTATGAGTTTGGATGCTCAATAAAATAAGCTTTAACATGTGGATTTTGTAGGAAACCGACCAATATGAGATAATAGCAGAAGATATTTAGTGTTGAAATGAGGTATTAATATGATTCGAACGATAGGGATAACAACAGATCACGAGATAATTAGTGATTTTCCTCTCGAAGATATAAAGCATAAAACGTTTGAATGGTATTGGGTTGACATAGCTGAACCTACAGAAGAAGAGAAAAATCTTCTAAGTTCCTTCTTTCATTTCCATCCATTAGCAATTGAAGATTGTTTATTAAGACTTCAACGTCCAAAAGCAGACCATTACGATGGACACGTATTTTTTGTACTACATACGTTCAATGAAGTAACGCTTGATGCGGAAGAACTGAATTTATTTGTTGGAAAAGATTTTATAGTTACCTTTCATTTTCCTATCATGCATGAACTGGATCAAGCTCGAGAGCGTATAAAACGAAACCCAAAAGGTTGGGAACGCGGAGCTATGCATGCAATGTATCATATTGTCGATAAAGTAGTGGATGCTTATTTTCCGATTATGTATAAAATTGAAGACTATTTAAATGAAGTAGAGGATAGGCTATCTATAGATATGCGGCATTTGTCTATGAATCAAGTGTTTGACCTTCGAAGTGATTTACTTAGATTACGGCGAACCATTATTCCAATGCGTGATTTACTCTATCGAATTATGAACTCTGAGCGAATTAATTTACAGCCTTCTGAACGAGCTTATTTTGGAGATATTTATGATCATTTGCTAAAACTAGCGGATATGGTTGAGACGAATCGTGAACTAACGGCTGATATTCGAGATAGTCATATGTCCATTAACTCGAGTCATATGAATAGAATTATGATGATTTTAACAATTGTTTCGACCGTTTTTATCCCCTTAACATTTATCGTGGGAGTGTACGGGATGAACTTTGTGAATATGCCTGAGTTAGAGTGGAAATTTGGATACTTTGGTGTGATGGCATTAATGGTCGTTATTGCTATCGCCATGCTTGCTTGGTTTAAATATAAAGGCTGGTTTAATTTGTTTAAGAATTAATAGTCAGAACAGAAAAAGAGGTGCGATCTTGATAGAAATAAAAGGAACATATAATAATGCGCTTGTTTATACAGACACAATAGAAGAAACAGCAAAGGTACAAGTAGAGCAAATTTGTAGTCTTCCCTTTTTAAAAGACACGAAAATAAGAATGATGCCAGATCTTCATGCAGGTAAAGGTTGCACTGTAGGAACAACGATGACAATTACAGACAAAGTGGTTCCTAACTTTGTTGGCGTCGATTTGGGTTGCGGAATGATCTGTGCAAA
The nucleotide sequence above comes from Psychrobacillus glaciei. Encoded proteins:
- a CDS encoding M55 family metallopeptidase → MKLFLSIDMEGITGLPDHTFVDSGKHNYERARRLMTQEANAIVEGALSSGVKEVLVNDSHSKMNNILVEELHPEASLITGDVKPFSMVQALDESYIGAVFAGYHSRAGQPGVMSHSMIFGVRNMYINDVEVGELGFNAYVAGHFGVPVIMVAGDDGACKEAEALIPGVVTAVVKESISRSAVKTLHPQKAHALLREKVAKAISERNQIKPLIPPKTPTLRIEFVNYGQAEWAALMPGCEIIEGTTTVKFEAKDILEAYRAMLVMVELAMQTKFC
- the corA gene encoding magnesium/cobalt transporter CorA, producing the protein MIRTIGITTDHEIISDFPLEDIKHKTFEWYWVDIAEPTEEEKNLLSSFFHFHPLAIEDCLLRLQRPKADHYDGHVFFVLHTFNEVTLDAEELNLFVGKDFIVTFHFPIMHELDQARERIKRNPKGWERGAMHAMYHIVDKVVDAYFPIMYKIEDYLNEVEDRLSIDMRHLSMNQVFDLRSDLLRLRRTIIPMRDLLYRIMNSERINLQPSERAYFGDIYDHLLKLADMVETNRELTADIRDSHMSINSSHMNRIMMILTIVSTVFIPLTFIVGVYGMNFVNMPELEWKFGYFGVMALMVVIAIAMLAWFKYKGWFNLFKN